In a single window of the Sulfurimonas crateris genome:
- a CDS encoding FAD-dependent oxidoreductase, protein MGVKNFEVIIVGAGVSGSALAYELARYTDIKSIGIIEKYENIATLNSCGTSNSQTIHVGDIETNYTLQKAAITKRTAKMVEKYCLQHNYQNKIIFSHQKMALGVGKKEVEFLLHRYEEFSELFPYLEVWDKEKLKKLEPRVVFDEDGKERKESIVGIGTKDQWTTVDFGKLSSSFIENAKRERDVELELFLNTKVESIEKSKKRGYVVKTKDNTFYADFVVVDAGAHSLFLAHQMGFGQNLGCLPVAGSFYITNEKMLNGKVYMIQNPKLPFAALHGDPDILADGNTRFGPTALILPKLERYKSGTYLDFWKTLRFDKNIAIALWKLLKESDIRKYIFRNFLFEIPFLNKYLFLRDARKIVPSLKLDEFRYAKGFGGVRPQVLNKDEQRLLLGEASIYTGEGLIFNMTPSPGATSCLGNAERDLKYIVKYLGKTFDETKFNDELTDGEYCVLPEPIASQQAVVNLIRAEIQRTEEKYLKDLRQGQPDADFWDKPHSKLQEKK, encoded by the coding sequence ATGGGCGTTAAAAACTTTGAAGTTATAATAGTAGGAGCAGGAGTTTCAGGCTCAGCTCTTGCATATGAACTGGCAAGATATACAGATATAAAATCGATCGGCATAATAGAAAAGTATGAAAATATCGCTACGTTAAACTCATGTGGGACAAGCAACTCGCAAACTATCCATGTCGGAGATATTGAGACAAACTACACGCTTCAAAAAGCCGCAATAACAAAAAGAACAGCGAAGATGGTTGAGAAGTACTGTCTGCAGCACAACTATCAAAACAAAATAATATTCTCACACCAAAAGATGGCGCTGGGTGTCGGCAAAAAAGAGGTAGAGTTTCTGCTTCACCGCTATGAAGAGTTCTCAGAACTATTCCCATATCTTGAGGTTTGGGACAAAGAGAAACTAAAAAAGCTTGAACCGCGCGTAGTGTTTGATGAAGACGGTAAGGAGAGAAAAGAGAGCATTGTCGGCATAGGAACAAAAGATCAGTGGACTACGGTTGATTTTGGAAAACTCTCAAGCTCGTTTATAGAAAATGCGAAAAGAGAGAGAGATGTCGAACTTGAGCTTTTTTTAAACACAAAAGTAGAGAGTATTGAGAAGAGCAAAAAACGCGGTTACGTAGTCAAAACAAAAGATAATACCTTTTATGCAGACTTTGTCGTAGTAGATGCAGGAGCGCACTCGCTCTTTTTAGCGCACCAGATGGGGTTTGGACAAAATCTGGGATGTCTGCCGGTTGCGGGAAGTTTTTATATTACAAATGAGAAGATGCTTAACGGCAAGGTCTATATGATCCAAAATCCAAAGCTCCCTTTTGCCGCTCTTCACGGCGACCCTGATATTCTAGCAGACGGAAATACACGCTTCGGTCCTACGGCACTCATACTTCCAAAACTTGAGCGCTACAAAAGCGGAACATACTTGGATTTCTGGAAGACTCTAAGGTTTGATAAAAATATTGCTATAGCGCTTTGGAAACTTTTAAAAGAGAGCGATATCCGCAAATATATATTTAGAAACTTTCTCTTTGAGATCCCTTTTTTAAACAAATACCTCTTTTTAAGGGATGCAAGAAAAATCGTTCCCTCTCTTAAACTCGATGAGTTCAGATATGCCAAAGGCTTCGGCGGTGTTCGTCCTCAGGTTCTAAACAAAGATGAGCAGAGGCTTCTTTTGGGTGAGGCTTCCATCTATACGGGAGAGGGTCTTATTTTCAATATGACTCCATCTCCAGGGGCAACATCTTGTTTGGGAAATGCAGAGAGAGATTTGAAATATATAGTAAAATATCTCGGTAAAACTTTTGATGAGACCAAATTCAACGACGAACTGACAGATGGAGAGTATTGTGTGCTCCCTGAGCCGATAGCATCACAACAAGCCGTAGTCAACCTGATCAGAGCAGAGATTCAAAGAACCGAAGAGAAGTACCTAAAAGATCTCCGCCAAGGTCAACCTGATGCTGATTTTTGGGATAAACCGCATAGTAAACTACAGGAGAAAAAATGA
- a CDS encoding ABC-F family ATP-binding cassette domain-containing protein translates to MVTVQNLTMRYGNRVLFQDINLKLDRHKRYGLIGANGAGKTTFLKILSGQINEYEGEVIIPKSNKVGVLGQNQYAYEDFTIADAVLYGNKRLYDAIKEKEVIYTTGDFEDDAVNNRLAELETICVEEDPTYEYDVNIAKILENVGIPASHHNELMSTLDSADKFKVLLAQVLYPKPDVLFLDEPTNNLDIDTISWLEHELQRHEGTMVVISHDRHFLNAVVTNILDVDYQKIREFTGTYDDWYIAANVIAKQQELNNAKKEKEKEQLEAFVRRFSANASKAKQATSRQKQLDKLVIDDIKPSSRRDPSIVFKAKRVMGDEALEIAGVNHSYGDNEVLKDITLKFEPDEKVALIGANGVGKTTLLKIIMEEMKPTSGEIHWGATIEQSYFPQDTADIIKGDGTLYDWLRGFDPKRDIAEIRNCLGRMLFSGEQQEKSVVSISGGEKHRMMLSKMMLEGGNFLVLDEPSNHLDLEAIVALGEALYNFKGNVICVSHDRELLDAFADRIIELREDGTYIDFKGSYEEFAEAKEKGEL, encoded by the coding sequence ATGGTAACTGTACAAAATTTAACAATGCGTTATGGAAACAGAGTTCTGTTTCAAGATATAAATCTTAAACTAGACCGTCATAAAAGATACGGTCTTATCGGTGCTAACGGTGCCGGAAAAACAACCTTTTTAAAGATACTCAGCGGTCAGATCAATGAGTATGAAGGCGAAGTCATAATCCCAAAATCGAATAAAGTAGGTGTTTTAGGGCAAAATCAATATGCTTATGAAGATTTTACAATTGCCGACGCGGTTCTTTACGGAAATAAAAGACTGTATGATGCGATTAAAGAGAAAGAGGTCATATACACAACAGGCGACTTTGAAGATGATGCCGTAAACAACCGTCTAGCCGAACTTGAGACGATCTGTGTAGAAGAGGACCCTACTTACGAATATGATGTTAATATTGCAAAGATCCTTGAGAATGTAGGCATACCTGCAAGCCATCACAATGAGCTTATGAGCACACTTGACAGTGCCGATAAGTTTAAAGTTCTTTTGGCTCAGGTTTTATACCCAAAACCTGATGTTCTGTTCCTCGATGAGCCTACCAACAACCTTGATATCGATACGATCAGCTGGCTGGAGCATGAACTTCAACGCCATGAAGGTACGATGGTCGTTATCTCGCACGACAGACACTTCTTAAATGCGGTCGTTACAAATATTTTAGATGTTGATTACCAAAAGATCCGCGAATTTACCGGTACTTATGATGACTGGTATATTGCTGCAAACGTAATAGCAAAACAGCAAGAACTTAACAACGCGAAAAAAGAGAAAGAGAAAGAGCAACTGGAGGCTTTTGTACGCCGCTTTAGCGCAAATGCTTCAAAAGCAAAACAGGCTACTTCCAGACAGAAACAGCTTGACAAACTGGTGATTGATGACATTAAACCATCTTCACGCCGCGACCCAAGCATTGTTTTTAAAGCAAAAAGAGTTATGGGTGATGAAGCACTTGAGATCGCAGGGGTAAATCACTCTTACGGTGATAACGAGGTTTTAAAAGATATAACTCTGAAATTTGAGCCGGACGAAAAAGTGGCACTTATCGGTGCAAACGGTGTCGGTAAAACAACTCTTTTAAAGATCATTATGGAAGAGATGAAGCCTACAAGCGGAGAGATACACTGGGGTGCCACTATTGAGCAGAGCTACTTCCCACAAGATACTGCCGACATAATCAAAGGCGATGGAACTCTATATGACTGGCTAAGAGGATTTGATCCAAAGCGCGACATAGCAGAGATCAGAAACTGTCTTGGAAGAATGCTTTTTTCGGGTGAGCAGCAGGAAAAATCGGTTGTAAGCATCTCCGGTGGTGAAAAACATAGAATGATGCTAAGCAAAATGATGCTTGAGGGCGGAAACTTTTTGGTTCTCGATGAGCCTTCAAACCACCTTGACCTCGAGGCGATCGTTGCACTCGGAGAGGCACTTTACAACTTTAAAGGCAACGTTATCTGTGTCTCACATGACCGTGAGCTTCTTGACGCATTTGCAGACCGTATAATCGAACTAAGAGAAGACGGCACTTATATAGACTTTAAAGGAAGCTACGAAGAGTTTGCAGAGGCTAAGGAAAAAGGTGAACTATAG
- a CDS encoding DUF5718 family protein, translating into MNYRDFLGLGIAGNFALHLAQAGEEEDFKDIITANEAAPKGMFPFYLPKCVEGAKEILNTYPLSNSTIKIPSRELNIQAEPEVGLICKLEYIDKKLSKIIPTHFGAYNDCSIRVAGASKISDKKNWGENSKGLSKNLIKIDRFSDGGIMDSYSICSFLKRDGELNAYGEDVELKGYSYFYEKLQEWMVEQINSQRDFGPLEPLSEYISSCDNPSDAIISIGATRYTPYGESTFLKEGDEVFVVLYDHTKLSLDDVIKSINNDNFKSADMSILRQKVVS; encoded by the coding sequence GTGAACTATAGAGATTTTTTAGGCCTTGGGATCGCGGGCAACTTTGCTCTGCATCTTGCCCAAGCAGGCGAAGAGGAAGATTTTAAAGATATCATCACTGCCAATGAGGCAGCACCTAAAGGGATGTTCCCTTTTTATCTGCCTAAATGTGTAGAAGGTGCTAAAGAGATCTTAAACACTTATCCACTCTCAAACTCTACCATTAAAATTCCTTCTAGAGAGCTTAATATTCAAGCAGAGCCTGAAGTGGGACTTATCTGCAAACTTGAATACATAGATAAAAAACTATCTAAAATCATTCCAACTCACTTTGGAGCATACAATGACTGCTCGATCAGAGTTGCGGGTGCCAGCAAGATAAGCGATAAAAAAAACTGGGGTGAGAATTCCAAGGGTCTTAGCAAAAATCTCATAAAGATAGACCGCTTTAGTGATGGCGGTATAATGGATAGTTACTCAATCTGCAGCTTTTTAAAAAGAGATGGTGAGCTTAATGCATATGGTGAAGATGTTGAGCTAAAAGGGTATAGCTACTTCTATGAAAAGCTCCAAGAGTGGATGGTAGAGCAGATAAATAGCCAAAGAGATTTCGGACCATTAGAGCCTTTAAGCGAATATATATCGTCATGCGACAATCCATCAGATGCAATTATCAGCATAGGCGCTACAAGATACACGCCTTACGGGGAGAGCACATTTTTAAAAGAGGGTGACGAGGTTTTTGTAGTGCTTTACGATCACACAAAACTCTCCTTGGATGATGTGATCAAAAGCATTAATAATGATAACTTCAAGAGTGCCGATATGAGCATCTTAAGGCAGAAAGTCGTCTCATGA
- a CDS encoding translation initiation factor: MSRGKKLDLFIGADIEDGWAKVDTPRKSLISDEILEPSKHFLFFKKEKRRGKTVTLVGEFHLPQNDSEALLKSLKKKLGCGGTFKDGWMEFQGELKEKLRALLVQEGFKFRSGH, translated from the coding sequence ATGAGCAGAGGAAAGAAGCTCGATCTCTTTATCGGAGCCGATATAGAAGATGGCTGGGCAAAAGTCGATACTCCTAGAAAAAGTCTCATCTCAGATGAGATATTGGAACCATCAAAACACTTCTTGTTTTTTAAAAAAGAGAAAAGACGCGGCAAGACGGTAACTCTTGTAGGCGAATTTCACCTGCCGCAAAATGATTCAGAAGCACTCTTAAAATCTTTAAAGAAAAAGCTCGGCTGCGGCGGAACTTTTAAAGATGGCTGGATGGAGTTTCAAGGAGAGCTCAAGGAGAAATTAAGAGCCCTGCTTGTCCAAGAGGGCTTTAAATTCAGGAGTGGTCACTAG
- a CDS encoding proline dehydrogenase family protein, translating into MNISKERFEEAKEVARDWQLYIQDHRESVEEKFHQTMGRMLKDPMNKIFLIELLDQSFRSRNPHRVADQIEYIFDKYKGTSFFSAFEELLVLSFRKVGIYMTNISIPIFIKYLRNDIKNVVIPGEEKALVEHIKKRRAEGTRVNINIIGEIVLGEEEADYRVNKYIKTLQNPNIDYISIKISTIFSQINPLAHEWSVEMVSGKLEKIYSAAMQNRFVDMDSKESNKFVNLDMEEYKDVHLTIDVFKKTLSLDKFKELHAGIVLQAYLPDTLELTKDLVLWAKERVSNGGAPIKIRLVKGANQEMELTESSLREWECVTYRNKTQSDANFKIIMDYLLDPDVAPYAHLGVASHNLFDHALGMLLAKERGVEKFYTAEMLEGMSETAYKVLKKEGLNVILYAPTATKETFTNAIAYLVRRFDENTAEQNFLRHSFGLKVDSEAWKTLVKSYDDALEEIKDLKLTPYRVQDRNMEPAKPQIDLDNYIYESEADTDFVLEQNKKWAREIANKWKKIAKEGGYHARPVVASKKIENSDIVEVIDKSQYHKGIAVGSYVKAQTDDMHEAVRVAKKDIDGWRKLTIKERQKILMDVAHEFRKRRADLIGVAAAEVGKVFSETDVEVSEAIDFLNFYPYSVRKIEELEGVHISPKGVGLVVSPWNFPIAIPAGGVAAALAAGNTVILKPASDSVLCAQMVCECFWSAGVGRNTLQFLPSSGALAGEELIANRDIDFTIFTGGEQTAYSMIKKRSDIHLSAETGGKDATIVTSMADRDQAVKNVVASAFNNSGQKCSATSLLVLEDELYSDENFKKMLFDAASSLEVGSVWDFKNRIGALSSKPSGNLQKALSYLDDGEEWLIPPSYADSDNPYMLKPSIRWGTKSGDFCHMNELFGPVLSVMRADDLKSAIDVVNSTGYGLTSGIESLDEREQKIWREELKAGNLYINRGTTGAIVIRQPFGGMGKSAIGSGKKAGGFNYVTQLMNISADEIEFQEMGEFLSHGIFADEVSKASEIAKDFVKWHREEFSKEHDYANIRGESNVIRYLGVESVLLRCQKGDKLHEILSSITAAKIAGATLHISLPKKIDSDELAWLINNSRDILAKEDVLELQSEDELIESMKKVQRIRFLDPAHITKNIYDSLKDEAKYIAREPFVPHGRIELLHYFIEQSVTNSYHRYGNLGIRGLEERASDHS; encoded by the coding sequence ATGAATATATCCAAAGAGAGATTTGAAGAAGCGAAAGAGGTAGCTAGAGATTGGCAGCTCTACATACAGGATCACAGGGAGAGCGTTGAGGAGAAGTTTCACCAAACAATGGGCAGGATGTTAAAAGACCCAATGAATAAGATATTCTTGATAGAACTTCTTGACCAGAGCTTTCGTTCACGTAATCCTCATAGAGTTGCAGATCAGATCGAGTATATATTTGACAAATACAAGGGTACGAGTTTCTTTAGCGCATTTGAGGAGCTGCTTGTTCTCTCTTTTCGCAAAGTCGGCATCTATATGACAAATATCTCCATACCTATTTTTATAAAGTATTTAAGAAACGATATTAAAAATGTTGTCATTCCGGGCGAGGAGAAGGCTCTTGTGGAGCATATCAAAAAGAGAAGGGCAGAGGGAACAAGGGTAAATATAAATATAATCGGCGAGATAGTCCTAGGCGAAGAGGAAGCTGACTATAGAGTTAACAAATATATTAAAACACTTCAAAATCCAAATATCGACTATATATCTATAAAAATATCTACCATATTTTCTCAGATAAATCCTCTGGCTCATGAGTGGAGCGTAGAGATGGTCTCAGGTAAGCTCGAGAAGATATATAGTGCCGCAATGCAGAACAGATTTGTAGATATGGACTCCAAAGAGAGCAATAAGTTTGTAAATCTTGATATGGAGGAGTATAAAGATGTACACCTGACTATCGATGTCTTTAAAAAAACGCTCTCTCTAGATAAGTTTAAAGAGCTTCATGCAGGGATCGTTCTTCAGGCTTATCTTCCAGATACGTTAGAGCTGACAAAAGATCTTGTCTTATGGGCAAAAGAGAGAGTAAGTAACGGCGGAGCACCTATTAAGATACGTCTGGTAAAGGGCGCAAATCAGGAGATGGAACTCACAGAATCAAGCCTGAGAGAGTGGGAGTGTGTCACATACAGAAACAAAACGCAAAGTGACGCCAACTTTAAAATTATAATGGACTACCTTTTAGACCCTGACGTAGCGCCTTATGCACATCTCGGCGTCGCTTCACATAATCTTTTTGACCACGCTCTTGGAATGCTTTTGGCAAAGGAGAGGGGAGTAGAGAAGTTTTACACTGCCGAGATGCTCGAAGGTATGAGCGAGACCGCTTACAAGGTTCTCAAAAAAGAGGGATTAAACGTAATACTCTACGCTCCGACAGCGACGAAAGAGACATTTACAAACGCTATCGCATATCTTGTAAGAAGATTTGATGAAAATACGGCAGAGCAGAATTTCTTGCGCCACAGTTTTGGACTCAAAGTTGACTCAGAGGCGTGGAAAACGCTTGTTAAGAGTTACGATGACGCCTTGGAGGAGATCAAAGATCTCAAGCTTACCCCGTACAGAGTCCAAGACAGAAACATGGAGCCAGCAAAGCCCCAGATCGATCTGGACAACTATATTTATGAGAGTGAGGCAGATACGGACTTTGTATTGGAGCAGAACAAAAAGTGGGCAAGAGAAATTGCTAATAAATGGAAAAAGATAGCAAAAGAGGGCGGATATCACGCAAGGCCGGTTGTGGCTTCAAAAAAGATAGAGAACAGTGATATTGTAGAGGTGATAGACAAGTCCCAATATCATAAGGGTATAGCAGTAGGCTCTTATGTAAAAGCTCAAACAGATGATATGCACGAAGCTGTAAGAGTGGCAAAAAAGGATATTGACGGCTGGAGAAAACTCACAATAAAAGAGCGTCAAAAGATACTTATGGACGTTGCACACGAGTTTAGAAAAAGAAGAGCAGACCTTATAGGAGTCGCCGCGGCGGAGGTCGGCAAAGTATTTAGCGAGACGGATGTCGAGGTCTCTGAAGCCATCGACTTTCTAAACTTCTATCCATATAGTGTCAGAAAGATAGAGGAGCTTGAAGGTGTGCATATATCTCCAAAAGGGGTAGGTCTGGTGGTGAGTCCATGGAACTTTCCAATAGCTATTCCTGCAGGAGGCGTTGCCGCAGCGCTTGCAGCCGGAAACACGGTTATACTTAAACCGGCATCCGACTCCGTTCTTTGCGCGCAGATGGTGTGTGAATGTTTTTGGAGTGCGGGTGTTGGTAGAAATACACTGCAGTTTCTTCCATCAAGCGGAGCTTTGGCTGGAGAGGAGCTTATTGCTAACAGAGATATTGATTTTACAATATTCACAGGAGGCGAGCAGACCGCTTACAGTATGATAAAAAAGCGCAGCGACATTCATCTAAGTGCCGAGACGGGCGGTAAAGATGCTACTATTGTCACCTCTATGGCGGATCGTGATCAGGCAGTTAAAAATGTTGTCGCTTCCGCGTTTAACAACTCCGGTCAGAAGTGTTCTGCAACATCTCTACTTGTGCTTGAAGATGAGTTATACAGTGATGAGAACTTTAAAAAGATGCTCTTTGATGCAGCAAGCTCTCTGGAGGTAGGTTCTGTCTGGGATTTTAAAAACAGGATCGGAGCGCTCTCATCTAAACCATCAGGCAATCTTCAAAAAGCTTTGAGTTATCTCGATGATGGCGAAGAGTGGCTTATCCCTCCATCTTATGCCGATAGCGATAATCCATATATGCTGAAGCCATCGATCAGATGGGGGACAAAAAGCGGCGATTTTTGTCATATGAATGAGCTTTTTGGCCCAGTGCTCAGCGTTATGAGAGCTGATGATCTAAAAAGTGCCATAGATGTTGTAAACTCTACTGGTTATGGTCTAACATCGGGGATAGAGAGTCTTGATGAGAGAGAACAGAAGATATGGAGAGAGGAGCTAAAAGCAGGAAACCTCTATATTAACCGCGGTACCACAGGTGCAATAGTCATAAGACAGCCTTTTGGCGGAATGGGCAAATCGGCGATCGGAAGCGGCAAAAAAGCGGGCGGATTTAATTATGTCACGCAGCTGATGAACATAAGCGCGGATGAGATAGAGTTTCAAGAGATGGGCGAATTTCTATCTCACGGAATTTTTGCAGATGAGGTCTCAAAGGCTTCCGAGATCGCAAAAGATTTTGTGAAGTGGCACAGAGAAGAGTTTAGCAAAGAGCATGACTATGCAAACATCAGAGGCGAGAGCAATGTCATACGTTACTTGGGTGTAGAGAGCGTTCTTTTGAGATGTCAAAAAGGCGATAAGCTTCATGAGATACTCTCATCCATAACGGCGGCAAAGATCGCGGGGGCAACGCTGCATATCTCGCTTCCTAAAAAGATAGATAGCGATGAACTGGCTTGGCTTATAAACAACTCAAGAGATATTCTGGCAAAAGAGGATGTTTTGGAGCTTCAAAGTGAAGATGAGTTGATAGAGTCGATGAAAAAGGTTCAAAGGATTAGATTCTTAGATCCTGCGCACATAACAAAAAATATCTATGATTCGCTAAAAGATGAAGCAAAATATATAGCAAGGGAGCCTTTTGTGCCGCATGGCAGAATCGAGCTGCTTCACTACTTTATAGAACAGAGTGTTACGAACTCATACCACAGATATGGAAATCTGGGAATTAGAGGCTTAGAAGAGAGAGCTAGTGACCACTCCTGA
- the gdhA gene encoding NADP-specific glutamate dehydrogenase — translation MPYVKEVFEYLKRSSPSQKEFYQAAEEVLESLRPLMLKYPKYREHKIIERIVEPERQILFRVNWVDDNGEIQVNKGYRIEFNSALGPYKGGLRFHPSVNAGVIKFLGFEQIFKNALTGLQIGGGKGGSDFNPKGKSDNEIMRFCQAFMSELFRHIGANTDVPAGDIGVGGREIGYMFGMYKKLANRYEGVLTGKSLRWGGSLVRTEATGYGAVYFAKYMLEDRGETLEGKKCAVSGSGNVSIYTIEKLYHLGAIPVTCSDSNGMIYDEEGIDLELLKDLKEVRRERLTEYVKHRPKAKYTPIEEYPEDCNGVYTVPCYAAFPSATQNELNLSDAKNLLANGCICISEGANMPSTPEAVDLFVESKICYGPGKAANAGGVATSQLEMAQNASMVNWTFEEVDEKLAQIMKNIYVSASTTAAEFGEPTNLVLGANIAGFRKVADAMIEQGLV, via the coding sequence ATGCCATACGTAAAAGAAGTTTTTGAATATTTAAAGAGATCAAGCCCGTCTCAAAAAGAGTTTTACCAAGCTGCCGAAGAGGTACTTGAATCACTCAGACCGTTAATGCTTAAATACCCGAAATATAGAGAACATAAGATCATTGAGAGAATCGTTGAGCCTGAGAGACAGATACTTTTTCGCGTCAACTGGGTTGATGACAACGGTGAGATCCAAGTAAACAAAGGGTATAGAATAGAGTTTAACTCGGCACTTGGACCATACAAAGGGGGTCTTAGATTTCACCCTAGCGTAAATGCTGGTGTAATTAAATTTTTGGGCTTTGAGCAGATATTTAAAAATGCTTTAACAGGACTTCAGATCGGTGGCGGAAAAGGGGGAAGCGACTTTAACCCTAAAGGCAAATCCGACAATGAGATCATGAGATTTTGTCAAGCTTTCATGAGCGAGCTATTCAGACATATCGGAGCAAATACTGACGTTCCTGCGGGTGATATCGGTGTTGGCGGAAGAGAGATCGGCTATATGTTCGGTATGTACAAAAAACTTGCCAACAGATATGAGGGAGTACTTACAGGAAAGTCGCTTAGATGGGGCGGCTCACTTGTAAGAACTGAAGCTACAGGATACGGCGCGGTCTATTTTGCAAAATATATGCTAGAAGATAGAGGCGAGACTTTAGAGGGTAAGAAATGTGCAGTATCAGGAAGCGGCAACGTCTCTATCTACACAATTGAGAAACTTTACCACCTTGGCGCTATCCCTGTAACGTGCAGTGATTCAAATGGTATGATCTATGATGAAGAGGGAATCGACCTAGAACTTCTAAAAGATCTAAAAGAGGTAAGAAGAGAGAGACTTACAGAGTATGTAAAACATAGACCAAAAGCAAAATATACTCCGATCGAAGAGTATCCTGAGGATTGCAACGGTGTCTATACAGTTCCGTGTTATGCGGCATTCCCGAGTGCTACTCAAAATGAACTAAACCTAAGCGACGCTAAAAATCTTCTTGCAAACGGATGTATTTGTATAAGCGAGGGAGCTAATATGCCTTCTACTCCTGAAGCTGTTGATCTTTTTGTTGAGTCAAAGATCTGCTACGGTCCTGGTAAAGCTGCAAATGCAGGCGGTGTTGCAACAAGTCAGTTAGAGATGGCACAAAATGCTTCTATGGTAAACTGGACTTTTGAAGAGGTTGATGAAAAACTTGCACAGATCATGAAAAACATCTATGTAAGTGCAAGCACAACCGCTGCAGAATTCGGTGAGCCTACAAACCTTGTTTTAGGTGCAAACATCGCAGGATTTAGAAAAGTAGCTGACGCTATGATCGAACAAGGACTCGTTTAA
- a CDS encoding diguanylate cyclase domain-containing protein — translation MNFIETLKLRSKLLFIFIIITVGLVFVGVMGTLNLKSMKKNLDSLYFGSLMPVTELSRIIQTYHGALASTLYKAKNSQISHAEVKSRIKAAVEDIEREWKNYELHFKRDYELGYVEYAASEIKSVNAYFISAVDLIEDRSDMTNISLASIEKKISHIHQVINKLITYEVDVAKHERKNFLSLYETILIKVGTILVMVIFGVMVISFYVFKSIQSDQTALEIATKKLKIANKKLENASYTDSLTGLHNRRYFNLVYDREIKRAKRNNSTITFMMLDIDYFKQYNDTYGHIEGDFALKSVAKVFKDLLKRPSDFVFRLGGEEFGILLTEVNEENSAIIARNICDALKAREIKHEGSKINEFLTVSIGVACCVADEALDDEVLISKADEMLYRTKDSGRDGYSITTNISVTTPHTTEQSSA, via the coding sequence GTGAATTTTATAGAGACTCTAAAGCTTAGAAGCAAACTTCTGTTTATTTTTATAATAATCACGGTCGGCTTAGTTTTTGTCGGAGTGATGGGTACTTTAAACTTAAAATCTATGAAAAAAAATCTCGACTCACTTTACTTTGGCTCTTTAATGCCTGTTACAGAGCTAAGCAGGATCATTCAGACATATCACGGAGCTTTGGCAAGTACTCTCTATAAAGCGAAAAATTCTCAGATATCCCACGCTGAGGTCAAGTCACGCATAAAAGCAGCAGTAGAAGATATTGAGAGAGAGTGGAAAAATTATGAACTGCACTTTAAAAGAGACTATGAACTTGGCTACGTCGAATATGCAGCATCTGAGATAAAGAGTGTCAATGCCTACTTTATCAGCGCCGTAGATTTGATCGAAGATAGAAGCGATATGACAAATATCTCGTTAGCCAGCATTGAGAAAAAGATATCGCATATACATCAGGTAATAAATAAGCTGATAACTTATGAAGTTGATGTAGCAAAGCATGAGCGTAAAAATTTCTTAAGTCTTTATGAGACAATTTTAATAAAGGTCGGCACTATACTCGTTATGGTGATATTTGGCGTGATGGTAATATCATTTTACGTATTTAAGAGCATACAGAGCGATCAGACCGCGCTTGAGATAGCTACAAAAAAATTAAAGATCGCCAACAAAAAGCTTGAAAACGCTTCATATACCGACTCACTGACGGGGCTTCACAACAGAAGATACTTCAATCTTGTTTATGACAGAGAGATAAAAAGAGCAAAAAGAAATAACAGCACTATTACATTTATGATGCTCGATATCGACTACTTCAAGCAGTATAACGACACATACGGACATATAGAGGGAGATTTTGCGCTTAAGAGTGTTGCCAAGGTGTTTAAAGACCTACTAAAGCGTCCGAGTGATTTTGTCTTTAGGCTTGGAGGAGAGGAGTTTGGAATTCTTCTTACTGAGGTAAACGAGGAGAACAGCGCAATAATAGCCAGAAATATTTGCGATGCCCTAAAAGCGCGTGAGATAAAACATGAGGGTTCAAAGATAAATGAGTTCTTGACTGTCTCTATTGGAGTAGCATGTTGTGTGGCTGATGAGGCATTGGATGATGAGGTCTTGATAAGCAAAGCGGATGAGATGCTCTACCGCACAAAAGATAGCGGAAGAGACGGATATAGCATAACTACTAATATAAGCGTAACTACTCCGCATACAACGGAGCAATCAAGTGCTTAA